From a single Couchioplanes caeruleus genomic region:
- a CDS encoding methyl-accepting chemotaxis protein, whose amino-acid sequence MAEALGIVVALLAGAALGYGFAWWRARGTAPGTMREPASGPAATDVAGFAGAVAPVWSAQIESSRGQMETAVGQLTEKFAGIVDNLDSVLASSSGTLHDGHAGAFDRSRQRLGEVVGTLNSTLTARRESLAELRTLLDLNEELRQMTGEVTRIAAQTNLLALNAAIEAARVGAAGAAFGVVALEVRDLAERSHSTSERISAKVAGVATAIGSVLASAQESAGREDQAVAQANAEVQAVLDDLLTVLSGLQNSSAELEQAAVGIRSDIGESLVNLQFQDRVGQILEHLRESIDHFPVVVAEAGERAAEGRPLDPQAVLDQLSAKYTMAEEREAHKSGAGTAVSESEITFF is encoded by the coding sequence ATGGCTGAAGCGCTCGGGATCGTGGTCGCGCTGCTGGCCGGCGCGGCGCTCGGCTACGGATTCGCGTGGTGGCGTGCGAGAGGCACGGCGCCGGGCACCATGCGCGAGCCGGCGTCCGGGCCGGCCGCCACCGACGTGGCCGGGTTCGCCGGCGCGGTGGCGCCGGTCTGGTCCGCCCAGATCGAGTCCTCGCGGGGACAGATGGAGACGGCGGTCGGGCAGCTGACGGAGAAGTTCGCCGGCATCGTCGACAACCTCGACTCCGTGCTGGCCTCATCCTCCGGCACGCTGCACGACGGCCACGCCGGCGCGTTCGACCGCAGCCGGCAACGCCTCGGCGAGGTCGTCGGCACGCTGAACAGCACGCTGACCGCGCGCCGCGAGTCCCTCGCGGAGCTGCGTACGCTGCTCGACCTCAACGAGGAGCTGCGGCAGATGACCGGCGAGGTCACCCGGATCGCCGCGCAGACGAACCTGCTGGCCCTCAACGCCGCCATCGAGGCGGCCCGGGTGGGTGCGGCGGGCGCGGCCTTCGGCGTCGTGGCCCTGGAGGTACGCGACCTCGCGGAGCGCTCGCACAGCACGAGCGAGCGCATCTCGGCGAAGGTGGCCGGCGTGGCCACGGCCATCGGGTCGGTGCTGGCGTCGGCGCAGGAGAGCGCCGGGCGCGAGGATCAGGCGGTGGCGCAGGCCAACGCCGAGGTGCAGGCGGTGCTGGACGACCTGCTGACCGTGCTGTCCGGCCTGCAGAACTCGTCGGCCGAGCTGGAGCAGGCGGCCGTCGGGATCCGCTCGGACATCGGCGAGTCGCTGGTCAACCTGCAGTTCCAGGACCGGGTCGGGCAGATCCTCGAGCACCTGCGGGAGAGCATCGACCACTTCCCCGTGGTCGTCGCCGAGGCCGGTGAGCGCGCCGCCGAGGGCCGGCCGCTGGATCCGCAGGCCGTGCTGGACCAGCTGTCGGCGAAATACACCATGGCCGAGGAGCGCGAGGCCCACAAGTCAGGCGCGGGCACCGCGGTGTCCGAATCCGAGATCACGTTCTTCTAG
- the cheB gene encoding chemotaxis-specific protein-glutamate methyltransferase CheB: MTGILIVDESAVVRQVLAALLRASPGLQVLAAVPGPGFAAEHLRRAWPDVIVLGLTADGLGFLRRIMAERPTPVVVCAAPGTSAEALAAGAAAVIAKPATGLKRSLERDGDAIVAAIRAAAGVRERVRVPEPALTYAAGGAPAAGAAPVAVDRVVAVGTSTGGTQALEVLLPALPATCPGVVLVQHMPAKFTSAFAERLDALCRVRVKEAADGDPVLPGQVLVAPGGRHMELRRADSRYAVRVFEGPPVNRHCPSVDVLFHSVARAAGPHAVGVIMTGMGDDGARGLLEMRRAGAYTVAQDEATCVVHGMPREAVLLGAVDRESPLGSIAEVIFHHG; the protein is encoded by the coding sequence GTGACCGGGATCCTGATCGTGGACGAGTCGGCCGTGGTCCGGCAGGTGCTCGCCGCCCTGCTGCGGGCCTCCCCCGGCCTCCAGGTGCTGGCCGCGGTGCCGGGCCCCGGGTTCGCCGCCGAGCACCTGCGGCGGGCCTGGCCGGACGTCATCGTGCTCGGCCTCACCGCGGACGGGCTCGGCTTCCTGCGCCGGATCATGGCGGAGCGGCCGACCCCGGTCGTGGTCTGCGCGGCGCCCGGGACGTCCGCGGAGGCGCTCGCGGCGGGCGCCGCCGCGGTCATCGCGAAGCCGGCCACCGGCCTGAAGCGGTCCCTGGAACGTGACGGCGACGCCATCGTCGCCGCGATCCGCGCGGCGGCGGGCGTCCGCGAGCGGGTGCGCGTCCCCGAGCCGGCGCTGACGTACGCGGCCGGCGGGGCCCCGGCGGCCGGCGCGGCTCCGGTCGCGGTGGACCGGGTCGTGGCGGTGGGCACCTCGACGGGCGGTACGCAGGCCCTCGAGGTGCTGCTGCCCGCGCTGCCGGCGACCTGCCCCGGGGTCGTGCTGGTGCAGCACATGCCGGCCAAGTTCACCTCGGCGTTCGCCGAGCGGCTCGACGCGCTGTGCCGCGTACGGGTGAAGGAGGCGGCCGACGGCGATCCGGTGCTGCCCGGCCAGGTGCTGGTAGCGCCCGGTGGCCGGCACATGGAGCTGCGCCGCGCCGACTCGCGCTACGCCGTACGCGTCTTCGAGGGCCCGCCGGTGAACCGGCACTGCCCCTCGGTGGACGTGCTGTTCCACTCGGTGGCGCGGGCCGCCGGTCCGCACGCGGTCGGGGTGATCATGACCGGGATGGGCGACGACGGCGCCCGCGGGCTGCTGGAGATGCGCCGGGCCGGCGCGTACACCGTCGCCCAGGACGAGGCGACCTGCGTGGTGCACGGAATGCCGAGGGAGGCCGTGCTGCTCGGCGCGGTCGACCGGGAGAGCCCGCTGGGCTCGATAGCGGAGGTGATCTTCCACCATGGCTGA
- a CDS encoding chemotaxis protein CheD has protein sequence MADTDVHLNPGDFRFAGGDVRLHTLLGSCVAITLWHPGRRIGGMCHYLLPGRHPGVAPRLDGRYADDAVGLFHREVDRHGTTPQDYVVKVFGGADQFPRIPGPLTGVAAQNARVGLDLLRRHGFTVSACELGGRGSRRLIFELATGDVWLRSLDPYEDRATT, from the coding sequence GTGGCTGACACCGACGTGCACCTCAATCCCGGCGACTTCCGCTTCGCCGGCGGCGACGTGCGGCTGCACACGCTGCTGGGCTCGTGCGTGGCGATCACCCTGTGGCACCCCGGCCGGCGCATCGGCGGCATGTGCCACTACCTGCTGCCGGGCCGTCACCCCGGCGTGGCCCCGCGCCTCGACGGCCGGTACGCCGACGACGCCGTCGGGCTGTTCCACCGGGAGGTCGACCGGCACGGCACGACCCCGCAGGACTACGTGGTCAAGGTCTTCGGCGGCGCCGACCAGTTCCCCCGCATCCCGGGCCCGCTGACCGGGGTGGCCGCGCAGAACGCCCGGGTGGGCCTGGACCTGCTGCGCCGGCACGGGTTCACGGTGTCGGCCTGCGAGCTCGGCGGCCGGGGGTCGCGGCGGCTCATCTTCGAGCTGGCCACCGGAGACGTCTGGCTGCGCTCGCTGGACCCGTACGAGGATCGGGCCACCACGTGA
- a CDS encoding CheR family methyltransferase, whose product MLPFAAPRQLSGDDYGFLTGLLREHTGISLGPGKEALVAGRLDKRVRQLGLDGYGDYVALLRRRDEAELHQMINLLTTNETFFFREPRHFEVLQRSILPARQPGRPFRFWSAAGSTGEEAYTTAMVLAESLPPGQWEVVGSDISTRVVEVARRGLYPLEAAGRIPPALLRKYCLRGRDEYEGLLTICRALRDRVQFHCLNLMEDFRRLGRFDVIFLRNVMIYFDLPTKRDLVNRMQDLLVPGGFLVIGSSESLNAIPCGLTMVEPSVYRLPPAGDGPGAGRG is encoded by the coding sequence ATGCTGCCGTTCGCGGCGCCCCGGCAGCTCAGCGGTGACGACTACGGGTTCCTCACCGGGCTGCTGCGCGAGCACACCGGCATCAGCCTGGGCCCGGGCAAGGAGGCCCTGGTCGCGGGCCGGCTCGACAAGCGGGTACGCCAGCTGGGCCTGGACGGGTACGGCGACTACGTCGCGTTGCTGCGCCGCCGCGACGAGGCCGAGCTGCACCAGATGATCAACCTGCTGACCACCAACGAGACGTTCTTCTTCCGCGAGCCGCGGCACTTCGAGGTCCTCCAGCGCTCGATCCTGCCCGCGCGGCAGCCCGGGCGCCCGTTCCGGTTCTGGAGCGCGGCCGGCTCCACCGGCGAGGAGGCGTACACGACGGCGATGGTGCTGGCCGAGTCGTTGCCGCCCGGGCAGTGGGAGGTCGTGGGCAGCGACATCTCGACCCGGGTGGTGGAGGTCGCCCGCCGGGGGCTCTACCCCCTGGAGGCGGCCGGCCGGATCCCGCCGGCCCTGCTGCGCAAGTACTGCCTGCGGGGCCGCGACGAGTACGAGGGCCTGCTGACGATCTGCCGCGCGCTGCGCGACCGGGTGCAGTTCCACTGCCTCAACCTGATGGAGGACTTCCGCCGGCTCGGCCGCTTCGACGTGATCTTCCTGCGCAACGTGATGATCTACTTCGACCTGCCGACCAAGCGGGACCTGGTGAACCGGATGCAGGACCTGCTGGTGCCGGGCGGCTTCCTGGTCATCGGCAGCTCCGAGTCGCTCAACGCGATCCCCTGCGGGCTGACCATGGTGGAGCCGTCGGTGTACCGGCTGCCCCCCGCGGGCGACGGCCCGGGAGCCGGCCGTGGCTGA
- a CDS encoding chemotaxis protein CheW, giving the protein MSNNSQAPGSGVRTATAVTEPARYLTFTLNGESYALDIFHVKEILEYRSLTVVPMMPEFIRGVINLRGRAVPVIDLATRFGRGTTTVRRRTTIIIVHIRETAIPGDEAQPGVAATEQDGQDVGVLVDAVNKVVTLDDGDMEPAPAFGAGIRADYISGMAKRADDFLIVLDVSRVLSISDMVSLGDLGRQQPPGDDGGGATAAPEPR; this is encoded by the coding sequence GTGTCGAACAATTCTCAGGCGCCGGGCTCGGGCGTACGCACCGCCACGGCGGTCACCGAGCCGGCCCGCTATCTGACGTTCACGCTCAACGGCGAGTCGTACGCGCTGGACATCTTCCACGTCAAGGAGATCCTCGAGTACCGCAGCCTGACCGTGGTGCCGATGATGCCCGAGTTCATCCGGGGCGTGATCAACCTGCGCGGGCGGGCCGTACCGGTCATCGACCTGGCCACCCGGTTCGGGCGCGGCACCACCACCGTCCGGCGCCGCACCACGATCATCATCGTGCACATCCGGGAGACGGCGATCCCCGGCGACGAGGCCCAGCCCGGCGTGGCCGCCACCGAACAGGACGGCCAGGACGTCGGTGTGCTCGTCGACGCGGTCAACAAGGTCGTGACGCTCGACGACGGCGACATGGAGCCCGCGCCCGCTTTCGGCGCCGGCATCCGCGCCGACTACATCAGCGGCATGGCCAAGCGCGCCGACGACTTCCTCATCGTGCTGGACGTCAGCCGGGTGCTGTCGATCAGCGACATGGTGAGCCTGGGTGACCTGGGCCGCCAGCAGCCTCCCGGCGACGACGGCGGCGGCGCCACCGCCGCCCCGGAGCCGCGGTGA
- a CDS encoding methyl-accepting chemotaxis protein, whose amino-acid sequence MADTGARRHRSGLSFRDLPIAWKLRLLALVSGALLIAVGVLGIVQLGTTQQRLQELYSTNLHDVRLLGEVSTNYKQVRLDMRGMALAKVGADSDKAAAGFDASAAALDRAWNSYTGGPQSLDNADEESFQKSWDAYKKLATDTLKPLAAVNNIAEFNRISDAQVTPIADAINSALTALVDSQDAAAKASIDASDSAYRTSRTVLIVLIVIALLVMFVIVQMIAAAVSRPLRETVTVLSGLAEGRLDQRLAVRGRDEVGTMATALNSALGRLSETVGTVVDSAAQLNMASNQISGASQSLSQAATEQAASVEETTTSIQEMTAGIAQNSENAAATEGIAAKAAAEAQEGGDAVQRTVAAMKEITSKIGIIDDIAFQTNMLALNATIEAARAGEHGKGFAVVATEVGKLAERSQIAAQEISELAAGSVQTAERAGDLLSEIIPSITRTSDLVQEIAAASGEQSSGVRQINVAMTQIGKVTEQTASSSEELAATAQQMSAQTAQLKQLMDFFVTGHGGRPVMTGVVEPPARTSWANDGYQRSGRDGGVYNDNRLPAGGPRGEMAVPDLEAKFERF is encoded by the coding sequence ATGGCCGACACCGGCGCGCGCCGCCATCGCAGCGGACTGTCGTTCCGAGATCTGCCGATCGCCTGGAAACTACGGTTGCTGGCGCTCGTGTCCGGCGCGCTGCTCATAGCCGTCGGAGTGCTGGGCATCGTCCAGCTCGGCACCACTCAGCAGCGGCTCCAGGAGCTCTACAGCACGAACCTGCACGACGTACGGCTGTTGGGCGAGGTGAGCACCAACTACAAGCAGGTGCGCCTCGACATGCGCGGGATGGCGCTGGCCAAGGTCGGTGCGGACTCCGACAAGGCCGCTGCCGGGTTCGACGCCTCCGCCGCCGCCCTGGACCGGGCGTGGAACAGCTACACCGGCGGCCCGCAGAGCCTGGACAACGCCGATGAGGAGTCGTTCCAGAAATCCTGGGACGCGTACAAGAAGCTGGCGACGGACACGCTGAAACCGCTCGCCGCCGTCAACAACATCGCCGAGTTCAACCGCATCAGCGACGCGCAGGTCACCCCGATCGCGGACGCCATCAACAGCGCGCTCACCGCCCTGGTCGACTCCCAGGACGCCGCCGCGAAGGCCTCCATCGACGCATCGGACTCGGCGTACCGTACGTCGCGGACCGTGCTCATCGTGCTCATCGTCATCGCGCTGCTGGTGATGTTCGTGATCGTGCAGATGATCGCGGCCGCGGTCTCGCGGCCGCTGCGGGAGACGGTGACCGTGCTCAGCGGCCTGGCCGAGGGCCGGCTCGACCAGCGGCTCGCCGTGCGCGGCCGCGACGAGGTCGGGACGATGGCCACCGCCCTCAACAGCGCGCTCGGCCGGCTCAGCGAGACGGTCGGCACGGTCGTCGACTCCGCCGCCCAGCTCAACATGGCCTCCAACCAGATCAGCGGCGCCTCGCAGAGCCTGTCGCAGGCCGCCACCGAGCAGGCAGCCAGCGTCGAGGAGACCACCACCAGCATTCAGGAGATGACCGCCGGCATCGCGCAGAACAGCGAGAACGCGGCCGCCACGGAGGGCATCGCCGCGAAGGCCGCGGCCGAGGCCCAGGAGGGCGGCGACGCGGTGCAGCGGACCGTCGCCGCGATGAAGGAGATCACCAGCAAGATCGGCATCATCGACGACATCGCGTTCCAGACCAACATGCTGGCCCTCAACGCCACCATCGAGGCGGCCCGGGCCGGCGAGCACGGCAAGGGCTTCGCCGTGGTCGCCACCGAGGTCGGCAAGCTCGCCGAGCGCAGCCAGATCGCCGCCCAGGAGATCAGCGAGCTCGCCGCGGGCAGCGTGCAGACGGCCGAGCGCGCCGGCGACCTGCTCAGCGAGATCATCCCGAGCATCACCCGCACCTCCGACCTGGTGCAGGAGATCGCCGCCGCCAGCGGTGAGCAGTCCTCCGGCGTACGGCAGATCAACGTCGCGATGACCCAGATCGGCAAGGTCACCGAGCAGACCGCCTCGTCGAGCGAGGAGCTGGCCGCCACCGCGCAGCAGATGTCCGCGCAGACCGCCCAGCTCAAGCAGCTGATGGACTTCTTCGTCACCGGTCACGGCGGTCGTCCCGTGATGACCGGCGTCGTCGAGCCGCCGGCGCGCACGTCCTGGGCGAACGACGGCTACCAGCGGTCGGGCCGCGACGGCGGGGTCTACAACGACAACCGGCTCCCGGCCGGCGGCCCCCGCGGCGAGATGGCGGTACCGGACCTCGAGGCCAAGTTCGAACGCTTCTGA
- a CDS encoding low temperature requirement protein A, producing the protein MSEAQDRLDEQEAEQVEPVRPPGLNQDTNRSATRLELFFDLAFVLFVARCADVLAADPTWHGAGLFAAVLAAGFWAWATTTLYANRFDTDDAVFRVLTLIAMAGVVAMAAAVDKVGSSTAAWFALGYVVIRLVLIAGYLRAWRHVPDARPTARLYLLGHAAGATVWLVSLAVPAPGRYWLWAVGVLVDLVGPTGAARLKEAVPLHLEHLPERFALFVILVLGESVAATVTGLHDGGWEPRVDLAASLAFVIAAALWWVYFDLSGGAAKRRLIEEGGDNTRQGVHDFYVYEHLPLAVALAATAVGLEHAVLHGADEHLSTGTRWILGLGTAGYLFSVALLQAGMSRQVRGALLWPGAGVPLTLLVVALDLPSVPTLALLAALMVAGVVAGFLLHRSGEVRTAKV; encoded by the coding sequence ATGAGCGAGGCGCAGGACCGGCTCGACGAACAGGAGGCCGAGCAGGTCGAGCCCGTACGCCCGCCCGGCCTCAACCAGGACACGAACCGGTCCGCCACCCGCCTCGAGCTCTTCTTCGATCTCGCGTTCGTCCTGTTCGTCGCCCGGTGCGCCGACGTGCTGGCCGCCGACCCGACGTGGCACGGCGCCGGCCTGTTCGCCGCCGTGCTGGCCGCCGGCTTCTGGGCGTGGGCGACCACGACCCTGTACGCGAACCGGTTCGACACCGACGACGCGGTGTTCCGGGTGCTCACGCTCATCGCCATGGCCGGGGTCGTGGCGATGGCCGCCGCGGTGGACAAGGTCGGCAGCTCCACCGCCGCGTGGTTCGCGCTCGGGTACGTGGTCATCCGGCTGGTGCTGATCGCCGGCTATCTGCGGGCCTGGCGGCACGTCCCGGACGCCCGGCCGACGGCGCGGCTGTACCTGCTGGGGCACGCGGCCGGCGCGACGGTCTGGCTGGTGTCGCTGGCCGTTCCGGCCCCGGGACGGTACTGGCTGTGGGCCGTCGGCGTCCTCGTGGACCTCGTCGGCCCGACCGGCGCGGCGCGGCTGAAGGAGGCCGTACCGCTGCATCTGGAGCACCTGCCGGAGCGCTTCGCCCTGTTCGTGATCCTGGTGCTCGGCGAGTCGGTGGCGGCGACCGTGACCGGGCTGCACGACGGCGGCTGGGAGCCGAGGGTGGACCTCGCCGCGAGCCTGGCGTTCGTGATCGCCGCCGCGCTGTGGTGGGTCTACTTCGACCTGTCCGGCGGCGCGGCGAAGCGGCGGCTGATCGAGGAGGGCGGCGACAACACCCGGCAGGGCGTGCACGACTTCTACGTGTACGAGCACCTGCCGCTGGCCGTGGCGCTGGCGGCGACGGCGGTCGGCCTGGAACATGCGGTGCTGCACGGTGCCGACGAGCACCTGAGCACCGGCACCCGGTGGATCCTCGGCCTCGGCACGGCGGGTTACCTGTTCAGCGTCGCGCTGCTGCAGGCGGGGATGAGCCGCCAGGTGCGCGGCGCGCTGCTCTGGCCGGGCGCCGGCGTGCCGCTGACGCTGCTCGTCGTCGCGCTGGACCTGCCGTCCGTGCCGACCCTGGCGCTGCTGGCGGCGCTGATGGTCGCGGGGGTGGTCGCCGGGTTCCTGCTGCACCGCTCGGGCGAGGTGCGCACCGCCAAGGTGTGA
- a CDS encoding response regulator, translating to MSVRVLIADDQALIRAGLAALFRAAPGLDVAGEACDGAEAVTLAAHTRPDVVLMDIRMPVLDGIGATRRILAAPEEQRPHVVVLTTFDLDEYVYTALGEGASGFLLKDTPPERIISAIHAVAAGDILIAPRITHRLVETYARQHRAKEFAVPALADLTAREKEVLRLVGNGLSNSQIAERLVLSEATVKTHVKRIMTKLRLSSRAQAVVVAYESGLVVPGPRGQ from the coding sequence ATGAGCGTACGGGTCCTCATCGCCGACGATCAGGCGCTGATCCGGGCCGGGCTGGCGGCGCTGTTCCGCGCGGCGCCCGGGCTGGACGTGGCCGGCGAGGCGTGCGACGGCGCCGAAGCGGTGACGCTGGCCGCGCACACCCGGCCGGACGTGGTGCTGATGGACATCCGCATGCCCGTGCTGGACGGCATCGGCGCCACCCGCCGCATCCTGGCCGCGCCGGAGGAGCAGCGCCCGCACGTCGTCGTGCTGACCACGTTCGACCTCGACGAGTACGTCTACACCGCGCTCGGCGAGGGCGCCTCCGGCTTCCTGCTCAAGGACACCCCGCCGGAACGGATCATCTCGGCGATCCACGCGGTCGCCGCGGGCGACATCCTCATCGCGCCGCGGATCACCCACCGCCTGGTCGAGACGTACGCCCGGCAGCACCGCGCCAAGGAGTTCGCCGTACCGGCGCTGGCCGACCTGACCGCGCGGGAGAAGGAGGTGCTGCGGCTGGTCGGCAACGGCCTGAGCAACTCGCAGATCGCCGAACGGCTGGTGCTCAGCGAGGCGACCGTGAAGACGCACGTCAAGCGCATCATGACCAAGCTGCGGCTGAGCAGCCGGGCGCAGGCGGTGGTGGTCGCGTACGAGAGCGGCCTGGTGGTGCCCGGCCCGCGCGGTCAGTAG
- a CDS encoding sensor histidine kinase has product MRVPLKPLYMDVLLAVVLTGLTVATLVGQATAGVSWPAVGVAVLSAAPIALRQRMPMAVAAVVLAALAAYSLRYGDIPNNGVGMVVVTFTAATLRPRRSAALVFAGSVAVTVIAFLKTSEPWLLSQVGQVVLILIGAWVLGESTRRWARRAQRLAAEAAQAVSDERVRIARELHDIVTHHMSVISLQAGLAEYVLDADPPTAKAAIATVGTASREALHDMRRLLDVLHVDHESDYAPQPGLAQLDELVNRTRGAGLDVTVAVTGAVRELAPGAELCAYRMIQESLTNVLKHAGPAAARVEIDYGERTLTVKVSDDGTKSHGYGGHEASHGIRGMRERAELFGGVLTAGPREEGGFTVLLRLPMDELR; this is encoded by the coding sequence GTGCGGGTCCCCCTCAAGCCGCTGTACATGGACGTGCTGCTCGCGGTCGTCCTGACCGGCCTCACCGTGGCCACCCTCGTCGGTCAGGCGACGGCGGGTGTGTCGTGGCCGGCCGTCGGCGTCGCCGTGCTCAGCGCCGCGCCGATCGCCCTGCGCCAGAGGATGCCGATGGCGGTCGCGGCGGTGGTGCTGGCGGCGCTGGCGGCGTACAGCCTGCGCTACGGCGACATCCCCAACAACGGCGTCGGCATGGTCGTCGTCACCTTCACCGCCGCGACGCTGCGCCCGCGCAGATCGGCGGCGCTGGTGTTCGCCGGCTCGGTCGCGGTCACGGTCATCGCCTTCCTGAAGACCTCGGAGCCGTGGCTGCTGTCGCAGGTCGGCCAGGTGGTGCTGATCCTCATCGGCGCGTGGGTCCTCGGCGAGAGCACCCGGCGCTGGGCCCGGCGCGCGCAACGGCTCGCCGCGGAGGCCGCCCAGGCGGTCAGCGACGAACGGGTCCGCATCGCCCGCGAGCTGCACGACATCGTCACCCACCACATGTCGGTGATCTCGCTGCAGGCCGGCCTCGCCGAGTACGTCCTGGACGCCGACCCGCCCACCGCGAAGGCCGCGATCGCCACGGTCGGCACCGCGAGCCGCGAGGCCCTGCACGACATGCGCCGGCTGCTGGACGTGCTGCACGTCGACCACGAGTCGGACTACGCGCCGCAGCCCGGGCTGGCCCAGCTCGACGAGCTCGTGAACCGGACCCGCGGGGCCGGGCTGGACGTCACGGTCGCCGTCACCGGCGCGGTGCGGGAGCTGGCGCCCGGCGCGGAGCTGTGCGCGTACCGGATGATCCAGGAATCGCTGACGAACGTGCTCAAGCACGCCGGGCCAGCGGCGGCCCGGGTGGAGATCGACTACGGGGAGCGCACGCTGACGGTCAAGGTGAGCGACGACGGCACCAAGAGCCACGGGTACGGCGGGCACGAGGCGTCGCACGGCATCCGCGGCATGCGGGAACGCGCCGAGCTGTTCGGCGGCGTGCTCACCGCCGGGCCCCGTGAGGAGGGCGGCTTCACCGTGCTGCTGCGCCTGCCGATGGACGAGCTGCGATGA
- a CDS encoding helix-turn-helix transcriptional regulator, whose product MGRLHVAVRAHDPLSRAGLAALLRGAAHIGVLADERQARPHVLVVAAAALNAELAGTLSRAAREFGAPVVLIADDLSADDLLTVVRYRVMAVVPRRLVTADVLVRCVTAVAGGGGIMPPDLVGGLLQHVERLQRDLRESAPAAAGGLTEREIEILRLMAEGLDTTEIAQELSYSTRTVKNIMYGITHRLNLRNRPHAVAYAVRAGLI is encoded by the coding sequence GTGGGACGCCTCCACGTCGCCGTACGGGCCCACGACCCGCTCAGCCGGGCCGGCCTGGCCGCGCTGCTGCGCGGCGCGGCGCACATCGGCGTGCTCGCGGACGAGCGGCAGGCCCGCCCCCACGTGCTGGTCGTGGCCGCCGCCGCGCTGAACGCCGAGCTCGCCGGGACGCTGAGCCGCGCGGCTCGCGAGTTCGGCGCGCCGGTCGTGCTGATCGCCGACGACCTGTCCGCCGACGACCTGCTGACCGTGGTGCGTTACCGGGTGATGGCGGTCGTGCCGCGCCGGCTCGTCACCGCCGACGTGCTGGTGCGCTGCGTCACCGCGGTGGCCGGCGGGGGCGGCATCATGCCACCCGACCTCGTCGGCGGCCTGCTGCAGCACGTCGAGCGCCTGCAACGGGACCTGCGCGAATCGGCGCCCGCCGCGGCCGGCGGCCTCACCGAGCGGGAGATCGAAATCCTCCGGCTGATGGCCGAGGGGCTGGACACCACGGAGATCGCCCAGGAGCTGTCGTACTCCACCCGTACGGTCAAGAACATCATGTACGGCATCACGCACCGGCTGAACCTGCGCAACCGCCCGCACGCGGTGGCGTACGCCGTCCGCGCCGGCCTGATCTGA
- a CDS encoding LacI family DNA-binding transcriptional regulator: MTTERSRSSGRPTLDQVASLAGVGRGTVSRVVNGSAQVSPQAKAAVEDAIAELGYVPNRAARTLVTQRTDSVALVIFESGQRFFTEPFFGRIVQAISGGLVDRGLQMVLMIAQAPHERQRLEGYLTRQHVDGVLLLSLHGSDTLPATLEERGVATVRAGRPTRREPGCYVDADNRAGARDAVAYLRDRGRRRIATITGPLDMAAGIARLDGFRDVVGDGPVAHGDFSEESGAAAMAWLLERHPDLDAVFAASDMMAAGAMRVLREHGRRVPHDVAVIGFDDSVIARHTDPPLTTVHQPIEQMGQEMVRLLLAKIDGTDDPGDTEVVLSTSLVVRGSA; this comes from the coding sequence ATGACGACGGAACGCAGCCGGTCCAGCGGGCGGCCGACCCTGGACCAGGTCGCCTCCCTGGCGGGCGTGGGCCGCGGGACGGTGTCGCGGGTCGTGAACGGCTCGGCGCAGGTCAGCCCGCAGGCCAAGGCCGCCGTCGAGGACGCGATCGCGGAGCTGGGCTACGTACCGAACCGGGCCGCGCGCACGCTGGTCACGCAACGCACCGACTCGGTTGCGCTGGTCATCTTCGAGTCGGGGCAGCGGTTCTTCACCGAGCCGTTCTTCGGCCGCATCGTGCAGGCGATCTCCGGCGGGCTGGTCGACCGCGGCCTGCAGATGGTGCTGATGATCGCCCAGGCCCCGCACGAGCGGCAGCGCCTGGAGGGCTATCTGACCCGCCAGCACGTCGACGGCGTGCTGCTGTTGTCGTTGCACGGCTCCGACACGCTGCCGGCCACGCTGGAGGAGCGCGGCGTCGCCACCGTGCGGGCCGGCCGCCCCACCCGCCGGGAGCCGGGCTGCTACGTCGACGCGGACAACCGGGCCGGCGCGCGTGACGCCGTCGCGTACCTGCGTGACCGGGGCCGCCGCCGCATCGCCACCATCACCGGCCCGCTGGACATGGCGGCGGGCATCGCCCGCCTCGACGGCTTCCGCGACGTGGTCGGCGACGGCCCGGTCGCGCACGGCGACTTCAGCGAGGAGAGCGGCGCCGCCGCGATGGCGTGGCTGCTCGAGCGTCACCCGGACCTCGACGCCGTCTTCGCCGCCTCCGACATGATGGCCGCCGGTGCGATGCGGGTGCTGCGCGAGCACGGCCGCCGGGTGCCGCACGACGTGGCGGTCATCGGCTTCGACGACTCGGTGATCGCCCGCCACACCGACCCGCCGCTGACCACGGTGCACCAGCCGATCGAGCAGATGGGCCAGGAGATGGTCCGGCTGCTGCTGGCCAAGATCGACGGTACGGACGACCCGGGCGACACCGAGGTCGTGCTCTCCACCAGCCTGGTGGTGCGCGGCTCCGCCTGA